AGTTTataaagaaaaagtgagaacCGGACAGGAAGTGATCTTGCTGGCTCCCACtcattgttcaagaacaacgATATCGGCCACTCCATGCACTTGTGTGAGCTGTTTACAGTCGAGTGACGCCACAAGCTTCCTGGGTCCGGGTTGGGTGGGGATGAAGTGTTCTGTCAGTGTCACTGTGGAGTGACTACCAACGtcactgaaagacaaaaaaagaggagtgAAATATTAGTCTGGAGTGGGAAATGTGGGGGGAAATGCACGGGTGACAGAGGTTATTTGGCAAAAAACAAGAGATGTCTCATTGTCTTACCCAACAACAACTTCGTGGCCTTTCTGCAGACCCAAGCCCTCCACTCTGAAAATGACTCCCTTCAGTGTTCGTGGCAGGGGGTTGGTGAAGGTGATCTTGGCTGCCATCTCCTTACCAACCACGGCTTCTCCCAAAGGCTACCAGGAAGAAATTCAAAATTGATCAGGATTTGTGAGGTAAATCTTCATTTCTTAGGCTCCCGagtaaataaaattttacacaacaaaatCCTTAAAAACGGAAAGAATGCTATCATGCCAATGCTAACTTTAAATGAACTGTTAAATGCTAAGCAAAAACTCACCATGATGTTGAGGTCAGGTGTTCGGAGCCTGAAAGTGGTCTGGTTGGCCAACACTTGCTGGGTCTCACTGACTCTTCCTGTCAGTGTCAGCATCAGGGCTGCCTGGTCCACCAGCTGGTTTTGGTACTGTTGGTAGGGCAGTAACCACTCAATGGTCTTTtctgtgtggagagaaaaaagagtgTTGGGCTACGTATTCAGAATGTTCACTGTAAAATTTGTACTTCCTTATATAAATACTGTTGATTAAAGAAGTAACTGTGAAAACATTAAGTAGACTTTATCTCAGTTTTATGATGTTTAAGATTCTGTGTCATGCATTTACTTTGATAGTTGCATACTAGCAAAGCTCCCCCAGCTGTTCCTGTGCATTAAAGCTAGATTATCACATTTGAAAGAAGAAGTAACATattcttcctcttacaaatgaaaagtaaaagaaaaaataagcaataaaacacaccctTTTTCAATTCAATATACTCTAGGGTTTTGCCTTTCTTGGGCtagtatgaccagtagcttatgctgtgttagctaatgttagcaaacttcaGATTGAAATTGCTGACTTACAGCATCAGCTCATTGACTTAATGAATCTTCATTACTTGTGCTActgttacattacattttaatatttaccaTTGTGCTATAATTGTCATTTGTGCGGACAGTCACTGTTAAATTACATAAGCTAGTCTTGCTTTAGATCAGCATTAATTGGTTTTCAGCTACTTGGGGGAGGCAGAAACAAACTgtacacaacactgacatactaCCATCTTTTATGCTGATATGGCGCACTTGTTGGTAAACAGTTGCTTACACATCCAccaaacattagcattcatttaaaGTTGTATTTCCATCCACTTGATGAATGTAAGACCAATATTCATTCTacttttagctctattttgcTCTCCAGTAACTCTtcagaaaaatatctggctttaTAACTGTTGCATATGTTCACTAGCTAGATGCTAACTTTGTTGGTCTGCTGTTGCCTGCCATGCAGATAGCATACAATGGGTTTTTAGAACTTTTCGCTCAAAATAGCTGCTCTCTCTACAAAACTAAGATgaaagcagtgagagtgaatcaaTAGTTGTGGGCCATAATTCCAAAACAGTGaattaaaagacacaaaaactcCATAGAGCTAAGGGGAAACTTTAAAgttgagtgataattctctgagtttgtcactacaagcgacccctttcacatacatacatatcttTTGATCCATTGTTAGTATAGAAATACTGATTATAACAGCTTTAAAGTGTAGTGGAAAGCCAACCTTCATTGGGCAAAAGCTCCACAGGCATCTCCTCCTTCTTGATGGTGCCCTTCAGCACACCAGTGTAGTACATGACAGCCACCTGGCTGTGCAGCGTTGTCCGACGGGGCTGCGAGCTCAGGTTCTTCACTAGGATGGTCAGTTGGGCATCGGCACCCATCCTGGGCCCCTCGCCCTCCATCTTCACTTCCACGCTCACATCCTCTGCCATGGGAGTGGAGTAGACGTCTGGCTTGCTGCCATAGCGACTGGCAGTCTCCACAGCAATGCGTTCGTCTTCCGACCCTGacaaaaagagaggagggggtgaGTGCACCACATTCTGTCTGAGGTTTCAGGATTTATTGACAGATACAAGAGATATGGCACACAGTCCTTCCAAACAAAGCAAACAGTGAGACATAGTTTCATATTTTGAAGAAGATGTGAACAGTTGAGGGGTCAGCTGAGGGGAATCTGTGCACAGCAAAATGATCTATACAGCAAGGACTTattaaatcattacattttaagATGGTTCCTTGTAGTGTAGGAATAATTATGTCTGGTTCTGCAACATCAATCAAGGGTAGAACTGAAATGAAGCAAAGTATAATATGGTTGCCAGTACCTTCCTGGTATTTGTACAGGTGTGTGATGTCTGCCCGTGTCTCAGAACCCACTGCTTTGGTGCTGATACAGTGGCCAACGGCTTTCTTCTCACTGTGAATCTGGCTGAAAGTACCATCAAGATTTTTCTGCCAGTAGATCTTATCACTGTTGACCTGATGGGAGAGTAACACTTGATCAGCTCAAACATCAGAGTTCATTAGAAGTTTGTCTTTCATACACATGACACAATTTAGGTAGAGAATGCACAACTCATAACAATGGATATATATGAAATTCCTCTCTGTGATTTTCTTGTAAATTAACGTAGATGAGCTGTGTTGTTGATCTAGGAAGTATCAGGGGAACCAAGAAAGAAGTCCTTGTTTGAAAGTAATCCATGCTATGCTAAGACAGAGGGTGTGCACTAAGAGCCACTAAATTAGATGTCTATTAAAACATCAAAGTTTTTAAAGTCTTTGATACCTGTAATTTAATTCTCACTTTGCAATCAGAGACAACGCCCTGGTAACGCATCAAAATATTCCCTGAGAGAACTAAATAACAAAGGTCTCTGCTCACGCACATTTGCCAGTTTCTAGCCCTCACCTCAGCAAAGATGAAGGGTGAGTCATGTTTGAGGTAGACCTGGCCAGAGCGGATGGCGTTGACAGAGGCGGGGCCACAGCGGAAGGTTCCCTGGCTGGTCTCCTGGGGAGTGGAGTCAATAGCCTGCCAGCCTCCATAACCAGCGGGCAAGTCTGGTCTTGCCATCCAGCAGTCGTTCCATACGTGGAAATTCCTATGGGTAGATGATATTAATTATGTCATTTGAGTTTGcttataaataaatagttttacgttttgggaaatacacgTATTTTCCCTTTAGCTGAGAGTTACATGAAAGGCTCAGTACTACTCTAATATGTGTCTTGGCTTAAAGGGATGGTTCGGATTTGGTTGTAGTTTGGTTGTATGAGGTACAACCAAAGGTACACTATAGAATAGTGCAcagtttataatattttcactgctttacCTTGCCAtcagacagccctttcctttggcaaaacattttctcaaccaTAGAACTTCTGTATTCCTACGCATGTTGCATGCTGTATTACGCCACAGATCAGATGTATGGGTCAGAAAACACTGCTTAATATGAAATTGCAGCCAGTAGCCACTTAAATTTATATTGGTGTAaagaaatagtaaaaaaaaaaaatagcctgGCTCTATCCACATTTTTACACTTTCCCTACGtattaaacaaatgagagaagtataacatgttaattagtgagctttagaggtgctggtaggtagATTTGGTCATCTTTgaacagagctaggctagctgtttactgtctttatgctaagctaacgagctgctggctgtagccttataGACAAATataagagtggtattgatcttctattataactttcagcaagaaagcatttcccaaaatgcatAACCTTTCTGTTAAGATTACATAGCATAGTGTTCATTTAGACCTTTTAGAAACATCTTAATTTCAGATTCGTGTTAGGGTtcatgaacatgtgtgtgtaagaatTGAAGAGTCCTTTATGGATCCTAAATGTAACAGGAATTATTGACAAAATTGCAGCTGTCTAACATTACTACATTTTGCTACATTTCAACAAGCACCTGATGTGCTTTTGCTTCTTGGTTAGAGAGGAAAGGAGTAAAAAATTAgccagaaataacaaaaaatgacaCCAATCATTCTAAGGGGCACAGATAGTACTTCCAGATAGCAGACAGATACCAGATTAGCCTCTGCTGTCTGAGAAGATTTACAGATAATTGAAAGAGCACGACATCATTGAGGTTTCAAGTTAGAGGGGACTGCTTTTGGAGAAGATCTAAATATACGGTGCATTCCTAAGGTATGGATTTAGCAGCTGGCAATTTTCATAGCAGGGTGTCCTGGCCATGTAAGGTTACACATCTTACCAGACAGAATCACTGTTGAGGTAGTCAATTGGCTTCATATTCTCATCGAAATATACATCTGTGGTGAGGGATACGTCAGTATCATGAGCAGACTGGAAGTTGGTCACACTGCGGGCGGGTATGCCAAGACAGCGGAGAACTGGAAACAAGGAAAGACAGAGGTAGAGtaattaaaactgcatttacGATGTCATGTCACAATTCAATTATGTGTCCAGATGCTAAGACATGAGCAAAATGACTTCAGGCATTGCTCCTAAGATGGCATTTGCATGCTGGCACTGAACTTTATTATCCTGGCTGAATGAAAGCAACACGTGTGGCTCTATCTGTGACAAAAGTAGGAGGTATGACAAGAATGCAAATGCAAGGTATTTAGGGTGTATATGAGCTACGGCGTGCTATCAGGGGCAACACTATGTGCTAAGGTCAGCTAGCTGTCATGTGAGGGACCCTGCCTGCACGCACTATGAATGAAGTGTTCTGTTACAGTTAGAGTTAATGAAAAGGGCCTGATAGACAGGAAGTCTGTTCATCAAATTAACATGAATATTGGAAAACACACAACCATTGGGTATCCTCTGTGGCatttgcacatgcacacacatacaatctcTTCACATGGCTACTACCATAGAGAGTTCCAATTTCCCACTTAAGTCCAACCTGTCTACATAAACATGTActcctcactcacacacaacatcacatgcTCTCTGTTTAGCTCACAAACTCACCTGTTGTAGTGACCCCGGAGAAGACCCAGCACTGTCCATATGACACAGGCGTTCCATTGGAGGAGTGGTATTTCCTCAGGATCTCCACGCTGCTGCTCCAAGCCGTAGGAGACACTCCATCAGAGTAATCTCCTGACCAGTTCCCAACCAGAACCCCTGAGTCATCCTGAGCATTTATCTGATAGGAGAATGGTGACACAGACAGTGAGAATCTGTCAGCATGTTGCTGTGTTGTGGTGTTCACTTTCAAAGCAACATAATGCAAGTGAAAAGGTAGATAAATTGAATTATCTACTTagtgatcaaaaaaaaaaaattcttaccATGGCAGATATGACCCTGACCACATTAATAGAATCCCCTCGGCCAGATGGTGGCATGTCACTCTTTTCCAAGATGAACAGACATGCTTCCAGGATCCCCTCATGAAACTaaagtgaagaaaaatacaagatTACCAATAAAGGAAAACAGTCCATTCAAATGAGAATGATATATGCTGTATCATCACATTATttgtatacagtattttaacatttaaacaagaGTCAATTGCTATATTAATTGTGAAAACTTCTGTTAACAAATGAGACTAGCACATTAACAACAAGCCACATGGTAGCACTggatgttccttcattatgatgaacGTGGGCACTGCTGTTAATTTTGAGTCATTCCCAAATACACGGTCCTGCTGCTGTGAATACTCACCAGCACATATTAATCTGCAGCTGGAAATAGTCCCCaataaatgcactatttacttcTGTTTTGAGCAACATtagctaaaaactacagtgcccatatGTTTTAGAACctagctttttttttagaaaaaataaaaaacattttcattgtatgttttcagtaggaaccaatgggtTTGGGGAATGAAAGTTGGAAAGCATtgttcttttcatgggatttgttgctCATCAGCAAAAATATAGAATGATACCAGCCACATGGATAAGTAGAATTAGTCAGTAGAGTACAACTGAGTTTTTATTCTGATATTACATACCTGCCCAAAGTTCCATGTGCGAGAACCTATTTGATTCTCTGTGCCATAGTAAATTCTCCCAGTGTCATTCAGCACATACTCTTGCCTCTCATCATCGTCATCCAGGAACACTGTGTCCTCTGTAAATATATTACAccattatatatgtatatatacagtaatttgGCATTACAATACTTACTATTACAAACAGTATACAGGTATCTCTAAAGAAGATCCTACTAAACTAAACTTGAAAGGAAATACACAGAAACTCTGTGTAAATGAACTCCTGTCAGCACTTTGGCTTCCTCCTTCTCCGTAAAAGTCACTCACAATCCATGGATTAGTCATCTCTTTAGTGACTAGACTAGATTTctcttgaaaaatgtgaaaaagtccTCAAGGCCAGGAAATGGTTAAGATACACAACGATCCCTCGGTGGAGCCCACATTCATTTATGGGAAACAGTCTGTTTTAAGTGACATCAGCGCAACAGATTTGGGCGCGCACCACTGACATGAGcctttctttttccatctcttttATCTCTTACTGTTATTACCGTGATTACCAGTGGTTGGATAAAGTAAcgtgagaaatagagagaaaaggaaagcaGTAAAAGTATCAGGGTATTCAAGATGAACGTGAGAAAAAGCAAGTGGAAGGAAGAGGTTTAACAAAGTCATGAGGGACaactgagagaaagaggggaagtTATGCTTCGGAGGGAAATGGGAAGGGAGAGTGGAGCGGAACAGAGAGTCTTGAGATTTTACAGGAGAAAACAAGGGAGGTGAGGCTGACAGTATCTGGCAGCTCTGATTATTGTGGTCCTCCTTGCTTACTGAATATTTCTGGAATGTGgggagaaacagacacacacaggaggaTAGGAGGAGCAGAACAGAGAACAGAGCAGTGGGACGATGGAGTGAGGGTTGGGTCAACAGATAGCAAGAAAGGAGTAACACTGGGTGGGGGAGGCTTACAAAGGGAGGAAATACAGATGGAGGCAGTAAAAGCGAAGGAGAGGACAGGTTGTCACCAGCTGTAGGATTACTCTGCACTCGCCCCACGGCGTTTTATACAATAATTGTAGGATTTTGATGAGGATTTATGAGCGTGAGGCAGGATTGGTTTTGGGAAGaagagactgagagagggaaaaggagatTGGGCTTGATGCCAAAAGCAGTATGCTGCCAAAAGCACCAACCCCATAATGAAAGACAGactgtttttttaacagatCCAGATCCACTgttgttattttgctgtgttgtaaatgtgcttttttggGGGTGGGGGTCAAATATCCTGTACAAATAGTTTGCAGAGCTCAGCAAACAAAAAGGCACTCAGCGGAATACCTAATGGACCTCATTTACCAATCGCCTCTTAACTGAACAGTAGAATAATAAgtatgcatatttttttaaagagatggacctcttttttgtttttaattacaaacattttggaaaaaagaaaatactgataAACCCCTCAAAGTGTTTGGATTTTCCAGTAAGCACAGGTTTAAAATAATATCTGTATGTATGAACATTTCATAAATGAGGTCACTGAAAGTTGGTTTTATCTTaaaaaactgaagtgttttgGTCACAAACGTATCAACATAGTGGTTAAGTGGTATTAAGAAGTGTTGAAAGTCTTGAATTACAGCCAGTGGAGTTACATAACTCCCATAGTTATACACAGGGTCACACTGTAGCTATTTGACAGACAGCAACACTCTCAACGTCTGAGCTGGCCTTTCTTGCCCATGTGTAACCTTATAACAGGATTCCTCTCAGAGGTAAAGGTTAAAGAGTCATCTGTTTTGTGCCAATATTTGCAATCAGAACGATGATGCCATTCATTATCCAGCAGTTATGTTGTTCTCTTTACGTCTTCCCTGGCAACTGGGCTGTATTAGACACTTCTCCTGCAAGAAATACATTGACTTTGGAAGATATTCTGCTTCAAACCTAATATTGAGCCAAATAGTAACCATTTCATTCTAGACATGTTATGTAACACTGTCTGTCTTCCCTCATTTTTCTCCTCTTATCACTTGTGGCTTGTCTTCTTTCCGTCCACTCTTTCACATTCCACAATCTGTGCAAAGCCTCTGCCCAGTTCACACCCACTGCCAGCTTACCTTCACACCAGGGGTTGAAGAGCATGACGATGTTCTTGCTGGACTCGTGAGTTGTTTTGGCCTCACCCTTCGGAGAGCAAATTGTGACTGTGAGGCCGTACAGGCCAATCACAGCACTGGCTGGTGAGTTGACTGACAGCTTGATCTTGTTGCCGTTCTGCTCTACAACCTTGGCCTCCCAGCGTTCATCCTCCAAGTCATCCACCAGCGGAATGATAACATGGGTGCCTTTGGACACCATGGGCAGGGGACCTACACCACACAGGTTATATTTGAGTCAAGTTGTAAGGAtgcaacaaaaagaaacactaTAGCAACATTTTTCCTGTACAATAGTCTGATATATCACAATGCATTTCATGCTTTGCCTTTATGTGGTTTTGTACAATATGCTCTCATATTGTAcaaaaaatttgaatttatgTGCGGAGTTCTACCCAATAAAGgaataaactgacattttgggaaatagagAGAATTTGATTAGAAGATAGATATTCTCCACTCTTATAtatgtccattaaatatgaaggtAAGCCTACAGTCAGcagctgattagcttagcttagcctaAAGACTGgcagcagggggaaacagctagcctggttctgtccaaaggtaaaaataTTTCTACTAGCACTTCTTAAACCCACTGATGAACGtgttatatttaatttctttaatcATTTTACAGAAACCCATTTGTTCTAGTGCTATAGGGGACCATTTCTTGGccgggtgcagtgacttccaAAAGTCTCTGCTCGTGACGATAATGCCAAGCCTCCAGGAAGAATATAAGCTACaccatgttaattagtgagttatTAGTAGAAGGGCACATAGGCAGATTTCTTTACCTTTCAACAGAGcaaggttagctgtttccccttgtttccagtctttgtgctaaagTAAGCAAGGCTAACAGTTTACTTGCTGTAACTTCATATGTAACGGACAGACATGAGAATGATTATCGATCTTCTCATATAACTCCcagcaaaaaagagaaaaagaatgtCCCAGAATgtaaaaccatttctttaaggAATCCAAAGATTAACTACATGCAACTGATTTGCTTTGCACCAGTAGAGCTATCAGAATATAGCAAAACATTTGATTGGAAAATGATAAACTCATAAATGAAGTTAAAAAGAATAATATAGCACAACCATCTGCAACTGAACAACAGATTCTTTCATTTATAATGAATGAACCTTTGGGACAGAACAACATATTTGACGCTTTTAGTATAAACAAAAGACAGCCTTCCACAGACACATGATGTTGTACAGTTTTGTTTGTGCAATCAAAACTATCTTTgaatcacattttgttttaaatgtgtgtatgaaaaTTCTAATTGTGCACCTCCATTGAAGTGCCTTTTGAGCCTATTTTATTTGTGATTCTCAACTGACCTTGAAAGTTTGGATTAACTAAAGTTAGACTGCAGCAGTGGCAGTGGAAGGACTTCATTGCAACATGTAGCTGGACATGGGCAACTCTATTATTTACATCACAGTAATTCTTAGTCAGTTCCCACAGTGGATGACACAACCATAGCACACTGTAAACCACAGATGCATCACTGCTTTGCACCCAACTGTGAGTAGTTTCTCTGGAAAGCCTCACATACCGCACGTAAGCACACATCCAGCCAAACACAGAAGTGGTTTATCTTACAGACAGCTAGCTTGGATATGACAATGTTTTGCTTAATGATTTGCTAAATACTGACAAACTAAGAAAAGTTAACAACTTTATATGTCCTCTTGTTGTGAGAAAAGGGTTATATTAAAGGTCCTTCTAAGCTAAGAGACTTATTGCATGCTTTCCTCTGAGCTATTTTCTTGGTGACACCCTGCTGGGCTTTAGCTGCCATTTACTAAAGGGAGTATGGAGTTTATCAAGAAACCATTGTTCTCCAGCCGACCACAACCAAGACTCCCCACCCTTCCCTTGTTGAAAAGGAAATCAATGAAAAACGTTGTCTCTTTTCTTCTGGAGCAACTTCACCTTTATTGAAAACTGACTACAAAATAACAGGTTAGTGGGCTGCAATGATACAAAGCCCCAACACTTAAAGCCTTTTCACAGCAAATGACACTGTGAAAGCAACAGCAATGAGAGTCTTTAGAATTTGAATAGCTCAGATAGTTATGTGTGTTGAGTCCTTGCTTCCCTCTTAGTGGTGGTGATGTAATGGCAATTTATTCCCTAGTGTGTATGGATCACTGTAGTGTGAGGTCTGTAAATACCAAAGGGAGGTGTCCAGTGTCCTAGGGTCTGGAATATGTTAAGACTGTGGGTGGAATCTAAAACGTGTGGTGTAGCTATGGTTGAACTGCAGCTCGATTTAAACGTGCTAGCTACGTATAGCATTCTGACCATGTTTTCCATGCTTTGTTTTGAGTTAATGGTTTGTTCCT
This sequence is a window from Thunnus albacares chromosome 12, fThuAlb1.1, whole genome shotgun sequence. Protein-coding genes within it:
- the tgm1l1 gene encoding protein-glutamine gamma-glutamyltransferase K, translated to MPGERLTVRGTSEVGRFPGAAPPTRVELTIHKDEEKKQEKGGCCRFFRKICCCCKRQNSTSRDVTDKVEFVKPPAPELAPEPVKPQPENGEAKELEEMKLSVLSVDLLSSKTSQNRREHHTDLYDGDELIIRRGQTFQMELELNRPFKADTHKLYLDLKTGPLPMVSKGTHVIIPLVDDLEDERWEAKVVEQNGNKIKLSVNSPASAVIGLYGLTVTICSPKGEAKTTHESSKNIVMLFNPWCEEDTVFLDDDDERQEYVLNDTGRIYYGTENQIGSRTWNFGQFHEGILEACLFILEKSDMPPSGRGDSINVVRVISAMINAQDDSGVLVGNWSGDYSDGVSPTAWSSSVEILRKYHSSNGTPVSYGQCWVFSGVTTTVLRCLGIPARSVTNFQSAHDTDVSLTTDVYFDENMKPIDYLNSDSVWNFHVWNDCWMARPDLPAGYGGWQAIDSTPQETSQGTFRCGPASVNAIRSGQVYLKHDSPFIFAEVNSDKIYWQKNLDGTFSQIHSEKKAVGHCISTKAVGSETRADITHLYKYQEGSEDERIAVETASRYGSKPDVYSTPMAEDVSVEVKMEGEGPRMGADAQLTILVKNLSSQPRRTTLHSQVAVMYYTGVLKGTIKKEEMPVELLPNEEKTIEWLLPYQQYQNQLVDQAALMLTLTGRVSETQQVLANQTTFRLRTPDLNIMPLGEAVVGKEMAAKITFTNPLPRTLKGVIFRVEGLGLQKGHEVVVGDVGSHSTVTLTEHFIPTQPGPRKLVASLDCKQLTQVHGVADIVVLEQ